The Tenebrio molitor chromosome 5, icTenMoli1.1, whole genome shotgun sequence genome has a segment encoding these proteins:
- the LOC138130797 gene encoding sodium-coupled monocarboxylate transporter 1-like isoform X1, which yields MKQFFYYFDVADYVIFGAMLLLSALTGLYFGCRGKLNKQREPESFKDYLTGNGNLKSFPVAMSLIASYISGVTMLGTPAEIYNFGAQYWLIVFAMCLSGFTVATVYLPVFTKLQVCSSYEYLELRFSKILRTIASFFFLLDEIMFLPLLIYVPSLAFNQVSGANIHLIGAVVCIVCVFYTILGGLKAVVYTDTWQTVVMFISVLVVVILGIISVGGMNVIIERAYAGNRLHSLNFSPNMYDRYTVFSVLIGGFTYWTSFNSVHQTMVQRYLSLPNDKQAKLSVGIFTVGVVFFISMCCFAGVLVFSTYYDCDPLTANRISNSDQLIPLFVVETAGHLRGVPGLFIAGVFGAALSSLSVVLNSTSVVLLEDVFKGVCHFDLTETRAKIISKCIVLILGVISVCLVFVVEHMGGVFEVASSLSAIVAGTMFGVFSLGMLIPWANTKGAVAGAIAGFIMSCIVSYGGQYASSAKLIVHPTLPISVDGCAETYGINVTAPPPIVYPDESAVFPLFRLSYLWITPIGVVTVLIVGVITSFLTGKTDIRFLDPELISPVCQWILPEEAYNHAGSAVKKIKHQRLFGGRSRVPASMDLNEMIVSTQPEDK from the exons ATGAAGCAGTTCTTCTATTATTTCGATGTGGCGGATTACGTTATTTTCGGGGCGATGCTGCTCCTGTCTGCCCTAACAGGACTCTACTTCGGCTGCAGAGGCAAACTGAACAAGCAGCGGGAACCAGAATCCTTCAAAGACTACTTAACTGGAAACGGGAACCTGAAGTCTTTTCCCGTGGCGATGTCTCTGATCGCAAG CTACATTTCAGGCGTGACCATGCTCGGCACTCCGGctgaaatttacaattttggggCTCAGTATTGGTTGATAGTTTTTGCCATGTGTCTCAGTGGCTTTACCGTGGCCACCGTTTATTTACCAGTATTCACGAAACTGCAAGTTTGTTCTTCCTACGAg TATTTGGAACTCAGGTTTAGCAAGATCCTTCGTACTATAgcctcattttttttcttactgGATGAG ATCATGTTTTTGCCTTTGTTGATTTACGTGCCGTCGCTTGCTTTTAACCAAG TGTCAGGAGCCAATATTCATTTAATCGGTGCGGTAGTCTGCATCGTTTGTGTATTTTACACGATCTTG GGTGGTTTGAAAGCAGTGGTTTACACAGACACGTGGCAAACAGTGGTCATGTTCATTTCGGTATTAGTAGTGGTAATTCTTGGTATTATCTCCGTTGGAGGCATGAATGTCATCATCGAACGAGCTTACGCTGGAAACAGATTACATTCCCTTAA TTTTAGCCCTAACATGTATGATAGGTATACAGTATTCAGTGTGCTGATCGGAGGATTCACCTACTGGACCTCTTTTAACTCAGTGCATCAGACCATGGTCCAGAGATATTTATCACTCCCAAACGACAAGCAAGCCAAACT ttctgTTGGTATTTTTACAGTCGGTGTGGTCTTTTTCATATCGATGTGTTGCTTTGCTGGCGTTCTAGTCTTCAGCACTTACTATGACTGTGATCCTTTGACGGCCAACCGAATTTCAAACAGCGATCAGTTGATTCCTTTATTTGTGGTGGAAACTGCAGGACATTTGAGGGGTGTCCCAGGACTCTTTATTGCTGGTGTTTTTGGAGCTGCATTAAG TTCCTTATCAGTTGTTCTCAACTCAACGTCTGTTGTTTTATTGGAAGACGTTTTCAAAGGAGTGTGTCACTTCGATTTAACAGAGACCagagcaaaaataatttccaaatGCATTGTACTCATACTGGGTGtcatttcagtgtgtcttgtaTTCGTTGTGGAACACATGGGAGGAGTGTTTGAg gtgGCATCGTCGCTTTCTGCCATCGTTGCTGGAACCATGTTTGGAGTATTCTCTCTTGGAATGTTGATTCCTTGGGCCAACACGAAAGGTGCCGTGGCCGGTGCCATCGCAGGTTTTATCATGTCTTGCATTGTATCCTACGGAGGGCAATATGCGAGTTCTGCAAAGCTAATAGTACACCCCACTCTTCCCATTTCTGTCGATGGCTGCGCAGAAACTTACGGAATTAATGTTACAGCACCTCCTCCCATT GTATATCCAGATGAATCCGCTGTTTTCCCCCTGTTTAGACTTTCTTATTTATGGATAACTCCAATTGGGGTTGTCACCGTTCTGATTGTTGGCGTTATAACGAGCTTTCTCACAGGGAAAACTGACATAAGATTCTTAGATCCCGAGCTAATTTCGCCCGTTTGCCAATGGATTCTACCCGAAGAAGCGTACAATCACGCAGGATCGGcggtcaaaaaaatcaaacaccAGAGGCTATTCGGTGGAAGATCGAGAGTACCTGCCTCTATGGACTTAAAT GAGATGATAGTCTCAACGCAGCCAGAAGATAAGTGa
- the LOC138130797 gene encoding sodium-coupled monocarboxylate transporter 1-like isoform X2 — MKQFFYYFDVADYVIFGAMLLLSALTGLYFGCRGKLNKQREPESFKDYLTGNGNLKSFPVAMSLIASYISGVTMLGTPAEIYNFGAQYWLIVFAMCLSGFTVATVYLPVFTKLQVCSSYEYLELRFSKILRTIASFFFLLDEIMFLPLLIYVPSLAFNQVSGANIHLIGAVVCIVCVFYTILGGLKAVVYTDTWQTVVMFISVLVVVILGIISVGGMNVIIERAYAGNRLHSLNFSPNMYDRYTVFSVLIGGFTYWTSFNSVHQTMVQRYLSLPNDKQAKLSVGIFTVGVVFFISMCCFAGVLVFSTYYDCDPLTANRISNSDQLIPLFVVETAGHLRGVPGLFIAGVFGAALSSLSVVLNSTSVVLLEDVFKGVCHFDLTETRAKIISKCIVLILGVISVCLVFVVEHMGGVFEVASSLSAIVAGTMFGVFSLGMLIPWANTKGAVAGAIAGFIMSCIVSYGGQYASSAKLIVHPTLPISVDGCAETYGINVTAPPPIVYPDESAVFPLFRLSYLWITPIGVVTVLIVGVITSFLTGKTDIRFLDPELISPVCQWILPEEAYNHAGSAVKKIKHQRLFGGRSRVPASMDLN; from the exons ATGAAGCAGTTCTTCTATTATTTCGATGTGGCGGATTACGTTATTTTCGGGGCGATGCTGCTCCTGTCTGCCCTAACAGGACTCTACTTCGGCTGCAGAGGCAAACTGAACAAGCAGCGGGAACCAGAATCCTTCAAAGACTACTTAACTGGAAACGGGAACCTGAAGTCTTTTCCCGTGGCGATGTCTCTGATCGCAAG CTACATTTCAGGCGTGACCATGCTCGGCACTCCGGctgaaatttacaattttggggCTCAGTATTGGTTGATAGTTTTTGCCATGTGTCTCAGTGGCTTTACCGTGGCCACCGTTTATTTACCAGTATTCACGAAACTGCAAGTTTGTTCTTCCTACGAg TATTTGGAACTCAGGTTTAGCAAGATCCTTCGTACTATAgcctcattttttttcttactgGATGAG ATCATGTTTTTGCCTTTGTTGATTTACGTGCCGTCGCTTGCTTTTAACCAAG TGTCAGGAGCCAATATTCATTTAATCGGTGCGGTAGTCTGCATCGTTTGTGTATTTTACACGATCTTG GGTGGTTTGAAAGCAGTGGTTTACACAGACACGTGGCAAACAGTGGTCATGTTCATTTCGGTATTAGTAGTGGTAATTCTTGGTATTATCTCCGTTGGAGGCATGAATGTCATCATCGAACGAGCTTACGCTGGAAACAGATTACATTCCCTTAA TTTTAGCCCTAACATGTATGATAGGTATACAGTATTCAGTGTGCTGATCGGAGGATTCACCTACTGGACCTCTTTTAACTCAGTGCATCAGACCATGGTCCAGAGATATTTATCACTCCCAAACGACAAGCAAGCCAAACT ttctgTTGGTATTTTTACAGTCGGTGTGGTCTTTTTCATATCGATGTGTTGCTTTGCTGGCGTTCTAGTCTTCAGCACTTACTATGACTGTGATCCTTTGACGGCCAACCGAATTTCAAACAGCGATCAGTTGATTCCTTTATTTGTGGTGGAAACTGCAGGACATTTGAGGGGTGTCCCAGGACTCTTTATTGCTGGTGTTTTTGGAGCTGCATTAAG TTCCTTATCAGTTGTTCTCAACTCAACGTCTGTTGTTTTATTGGAAGACGTTTTCAAAGGAGTGTGTCACTTCGATTTAACAGAGACCagagcaaaaataatttccaaatGCATTGTACTCATACTGGGTGtcatttcagtgtgtcttgtaTTCGTTGTGGAACACATGGGAGGAGTGTTTGAg gtgGCATCGTCGCTTTCTGCCATCGTTGCTGGAACCATGTTTGGAGTATTCTCTCTTGGAATGTTGATTCCTTGGGCCAACACGAAAGGTGCCGTGGCCGGTGCCATCGCAGGTTTTATCATGTCTTGCATTGTATCCTACGGAGGGCAATATGCGAGTTCTGCAAAGCTAATAGTACACCCCACTCTTCCCATTTCTGTCGATGGCTGCGCAGAAACTTACGGAATTAATGTTACAGCACCTCCTCCCATT GTATATCCAGATGAATCCGCTGTTTTCCCCCTGTTTAGACTTTCTTATTTATGGATAACTCCAATTGGGGTTGTCACCGTTCTGATTGTTGGCGTTATAACGAGCTTTCTCACAGGGAAAACTGACATAAGATTCTTAGATCCCGAGCTAATTTCGCCCGTTTGCCAATGGATTCTACCCGAAGAAGCGTACAATCACGCAGGATCGGcggtcaaaaaaatcaaacaccAGAGGCTATTCGGTGGAAGATCGAGAGTACCTGCCTCTATGGACTTAAAT TGA